Proteins co-encoded in one Sebastes umbrosus isolate fSebUmb1 chromosome 20, fSebUmb1.pri, whole genome shotgun sequence genomic window:
- the a1cf gene encoding APOBEC1 complementation factor isoform X3 — MESNQKAGGDGLAGTQKEAALRALMQRTGYQLQQENGQRRYGGPPPSWDGPPPERGSEIFVGKLPRDLFEDELVPLCEKFGKIYEVRMMMDFNGNNRGYAFVTFGTKLEAKAAMKQLNNYEIRNGRLLGVCASVDNCRLFVGGIPKTKKREEILSEMRKVTDGVVDVIVYPSAADKSKNRGFAFVEYESHRAAAMARRKLLPGRIQLWGHAIAVDWAEPEVEVDEDTMATVKILYVRNLMLQTTEETIEKEFNGLRPGAVERVKKIRDYAFVHFSQREDAVNAMNALNGKLVDGSPIEVTLAKPVDKDSYVRYTRGTGGRGGSLLQPDYAAYTLGQVYDPSAAYLGPPVFYAPQAYAAIPSQFRFPAAKAHVGGRGLIRTPSVREIYMTVPVGAAGVRGLGGRGYLAYAAAGVGALGGAGGGGGGASYGLKVDKQAEEKLYDLLPGMELTPMNPTAMSLKAAAIKPATQVLEELCQKNNWGHPVYQLHSAIGPDQRQLFLYKITIPALATQYPNVHPFTPTKLCAAVEEAKVHAAEHTLQTLGLQTEGTADAACATAAAVASVAFPGM, encoded by the exons ATGGAATCCAATCAGAAAGCAGGCGGGGACGGACTGGCGGGGACGCAGAAGGAGGCGGCGCTGCGGGCGCTGATGCAACGCACAGGATACCAACTGCAGCAG GAGAACGGCCAGCGGCGGTACGGCGGCCCACCGCCCAGCTGGGACGGACCGCCGCCAGAGAGAGGCAGCGAGATCTTCGTGGGGAAACTACCAAGAGATCTGTTTGAAGACGAGCTGGTTCCTCTGTGTGAGAAG TTCGGTAAGATCTACGaggtgaggatgatgatggaCTTTAACGGGAACAACAGAGGTTACGCCTTCGTCACCTTCGGCACCAAACTGGAGGCCAAAGCCGCCATGAAGCAGCTCAACAACTACGAGATCAG AAATGGCCGCCTCCTCGGAGTCTGCGCCAGTGTCGACAACTGCCGTCTGTTTGTGGGCGGGATTCCCAAAACCAAGAAGCGCGAGGAGATCCTGTCTGAGATGAGGAAGGTCACCGACGGGGTCGTGGACGTCATAGTGTACCCCAGCGCCGCCGACAAATCCAAGAACAGGGGCTTCGCCTTCGTGGAGTACGAGAGCCACCGAGCGGCCGCCATGGCCCGCCGCAAACTGCTGCCAG GTCGTATCCAGCTGTGGGGTCACGCCATCGCTGTGGACTGGGCGGAGCCtgaggtggaggtggatgaggatACCATGGCAACCGTGAAGATCCTGTACGTCAGGAACCTGATGCTGCAGACCACCGAGGAGACCATCGAGAAGGAGTTCAACGGCCTCAGACCAG GAGCCGTGGAGCGAGTGAAGAAGATCAGAGACTACGCCTTCGTCCATTTCTCTCAGAGAGAGGATGCCGTCAACGCCATGAACGCCCTCAACGGGAAG CTGGTGGACGGCTCTCCCATCGAGGTCACTCTGGCCAAGCCGGTGGACAAGGACAGTTACGTCCGTTACACCAGGGGGACGGGAGGACGAGGAGGTTCTCTGCTGCAGCCCGACTACGCTGCCTACACTCTGGGACAG gTGTACGACCCCTCGGCGGCGTATCTCGGTCCGCCCGTGTTTTACGCCCCCCAGGCCTACGCCGCCATACCGAGTCAGTTCCGCTTCCCGGCGGCCAAAGCTCACGTTGGAGGTCGAGGTCTGATCAGGACACCGTCGGTCAGAG AAATTTACATGACTGTACCTGTAGGGGCTGCCGGGGTGCGGGGGCTGGGCGGGCGGGGATACCTGGCCTACGCCGCCGCCGGGGTCGGAGCCTTGGGTGGAgccggcggcggcggcggcggcgcatCCTACGGTCTGAAGGTGGACAAACAGGCGGAGGAGAAGCTGTACGACCTGCTGCCGGGCATGGAGCTGACCCCCATGAACCCTACCGCCATGAGCCTGAAGGCCGCCGCCATCAAACCTGCGACACAG GTTCTGGAGGAGTTGTGTCAGAAGAATAACTGGGGTCACCCCGTCTATCAGCTCCACTCAGCCATCGGACCGGACCAGAGACAACTGTTCCTCTACAAGATCACCATCCCTGCTCTGGCTACACAGTACCCCAACGT ccaTCCCTTCACGCCAACTAAGCTGTGCGCGGCCGTAGAAGAAGCTAAAGTCCACGCCGCCGAGCACACCCTGCAGACGCTCGGCCTGCAGACGGAGGGCACCGCCGACGCCGCCTGTGCTACTGCCGCCGCCGTGGCCTCGGTAGCCTTCCCAGGTATGTGA
- the a1cf gene encoding APOBEC1 complementation factor isoform X2, whose protein sequence is MESNQKAGGDGLAGTQKEAALRALMQRTGYQLQQENGQRRYGGPPPSWDGPPPERGSEIFVGKLPRDLFEDELVPLCEKFGKIYEVRMMMDFNGNNRGYAFVTFGTKLEAKAAMKQLNNYEIRNGRLLGVCASVDNCRLFVGGIPKTKKREEILSEMRKVTDGVVDVIVYPSAADKSKNRGFAFVEYESHRAAAMARRKLLPGRIQLWGHAIAVDWAEPEVEVDEDTMATVKILYVRNLMLQTTEETIEKEFNGLRPGAVERVKKIRDYAFVHFSQREDAVNAMNALNGKLVDGSPIEVTLAKPVDKDSYVRYTRGTGGRGGSLLQPDYAAYTLGQVYDPSAAYLGPPVFYAPQAYAAIPSQFRFPAAKAHVGGRGLIRTPSVRGAAGVRGLGGRGYLAYAAAGVGALGGAGGGGGGASYGLKVDKQAEEKLYDLLPGMELTPMNPTAMSLKAAAIKPATQVLEELCQKNNWGHPVYQLHSAIGPDQRQLFLYKITIPALATQYPNVHPFTPTKLCAAVEEAKVHAAEHTLQTLGLQTEGTADAACATAAAVASVAFPGYTLASPAASAVASQLKQAVSLGQDLTAYTTYEGYPAFAVATRHSDGYGVF, encoded by the exons ATGGAATCCAATCAGAAAGCAGGCGGGGACGGACTGGCGGGGACGCAGAAGGAGGCGGCGCTGCGGGCGCTGATGCAACGCACAGGATACCAACTGCAGCAG GAGAACGGCCAGCGGCGGTACGGCGGCCCACCGCCCAGCTGGGACGGACCGCCGCCAGAGAGAGGCAGCGAGATCTTCGTGGGGAAACTACCAAGAGATCTGTTTGAAGACGAGCTGGTTCCTCTGTGTGAGAAG TTCGGTAAGATCTACGaggtgaggatgatgatggaCTTTAACGGGAACAACAGAGGTTACGCCTTCGTCACCTTCGGCACCAAACTGGAGGCCAAAGCCGCCATGAAGCAGCTCAACAACTACGAGATCAG AAATGGCCGCCTCCTCGGAGTCTGCGCCAGTGTCGACAACTGCCGTCTGTTTGTGGGCGGGATTCCCAAAACCAAGAAGCGCGAGGAGATCCTGTCTGAGATGAGGAAGGTCACCGACGGGGTCGTGGACGTCATAGTGTACCCCAGCGCCGCCGACAAATCCAAGAACAGGGGCTTCGCCTTCGTGGAGTACGAGAGCCACCGAGCGGCCGCCATGGCCCGCCGCAAACTGCTGCCAG GTCGTATCCAGCTGTGGGGTCACGCCATCGCTGTGGACTGGGCGGAGCCtgaggtggaggtggatgaggatACCATGGCAACCGTGAAGATCCTGTACGTCAGGAACCTGATGCTGCAGACCACCGAGGAGACCATCGAGAAGGAGTTCAACGGCCTCAGACCAG GAGCCGTGGAGCGAGTGAAGAAGATCAGAGACTACGCCTTCGTCCATTTCTCTCAGAGAGAGGATGCCGTCAACGCCATGAACGCCCTCAACGGGAAG CTGGTGGACGGCTCTCCCATCGAGGTCACTCTGGCCAAGCCGGTGGACAAGGACAGTTACGTCCGTTACACCAGGGGGACGGGAGGACGAGGAGGTTCTCTGCTGCAGCCCGACTACGCTGCCTACACTCTGGGACAG gTGTACGACCCCTCGGCGGCGTATCTCGGTCCGCCCGTGTTTTACGCCCCCCAGGCCTACGCCGCCATACCGAGTCAGTTCCGCTTCCCGGCGGCCAAAGCTCACGTTGGAGGTCGAGGTCTGATCAGGACACCGTCGGTCAGAG GGGCTGCCGGGGTGCGGGGGCTGGGCGGGCGGGGATACCTGGCCTACGCCGCCGCCGGGGTCGGAGCCTTGGGTGGAgccggcggcggcggcggcggcgcatCCTACGGTCTGAAGGTGGACAAACAGGCGGAGGAGAAGCTGTACGACCTGCTGCCGGGCATGGAGCTGACCCCCATGAACCCTACCGCCATGAGCCTGAAGGCCGCCGCCATCAAACCTGCGACACAG GTTCTGGAGGAGTTGTGTCAGAAGAATAACTGGGGTCACCCCGTCTATCAGCTCCACTCAGCCATCGGACCGGACCAGAGACAACTGTTCCTCTACAAGATCACCATCCCTGCTCTGGCTACACAGTACCCCAACGT ccaTCCCTTCACGCCAACTAAGCTGTGCGCGGCCGTAGAAGAAGCTAAAGTCCACGCCGCCGAGCACACCCTGCAGACGCTCGGCCTGCAGACGGAGGGCACCGCCGACGCCGCCTGTGCTACTGCCGCCGCCGTGGCCTCGGTAGCCTTCCCAG
- the a1cf gene encoding APOBEC1 complementation factor isoform X1, with product MESNQKAGGDGLAGTQKEAALRALMQRTGYQLQQENGQRRYGGPPPSWDGPPPERGSEIFVGKLPRDLFEDELVPLCEKFGKIYEVRMMMDFNGNNRGYAFVTFGTKLEAKAAMKQLNNYEIRNGRLLGVCASVDNCRLFVGGIPKTKKREEILSEMRKVTDGVVDVIVYPSAADKSKNRGFAFVEYESHRAAAMARRKLLPGRIQLWGHAIAVDWAEPEVEVDEDTMATVKILYVRNLMLQTTEETIEKEFNGLRPGAVERVKKIRDYAFVHFSQREDAVNAMNALNGKLVDGSPIEVTLAKPVDKDSYVRYTRGTGGRGGSLLQPDYAAYTLGQVYDPSAAYLGPPVFYAPQAYAAIPSQFRFPAAKAHVGGRGLIRTPSVREIYMTVPVGAAGVRGLGGRGYLAYAAAGVGALGGAGGGGGGASYGLKVDKQAEEKLYDLLPGMELTPMNPTAMSLKAAAIKPATQVLEELCQKNNWGHPVYQLHSAIGPDQRQLFLYKITIPALATQYPNVHPFTPTKLCAAVEEAKVHAAEHTLQTLGLQTEGTADAACATAAAVASVAFPGYTLASPAASAVASQLKQAVSLGQDLTAYTTYEGYPAFAVATRHSDGYGVF from the exons ATGGAATCCAATCAGAAAGCAGGCGGGGACGGACTGGCGGGGACGCAGAAGGAGGCGGCGCTGCGGGCGCTGATGCAACGCACAGGATACCAACTGCAGCAG GAGAACGGCCAGCGGCGGTACGGCGGCCCACCGCCCAGCTGGGACGGACCGCCGCCAGAGAGAGGCAGCGAGATCTTCGTGGGGAAACTACCAAGAGATCTGTTTGAAGACGAGCTGGTTCCTCTGTGTGAGAAG TTCGGTAAGATCTACGaggtgaggatgatgatggaCTTTAACGGGAACAACAGAGGTTACGCCTTCGTCACCTTCGGCACCAAACTGGAGGCCAAAGCCGCCATGAAGCAGCTCAACAACTACGAGATCAG AAATGGCCGCCTCCTCGGAGTCTGCGCCAGTGTCGACAACTGCCGTCTGTTTGTGGGCGGGATTCCCAAAACCAAGAAGCGCGAGGAGATCCTGTCTGAGATGAGGAAGGTCACCGACGGGGTCGTGGACGTCATAGTGTACCCCAGCGCCGCCGACAAATCCAAGAACAGGGGCTTCGCCTTCGTGGAGTACGAGAGCCACCGAGCGGCCGCCATGGCCCGCCGCAAACTGCTGCCAG GTCGTATCCAGCTGTGGGGTCACGCCATCGCTGTGGACTGGGCGGAGCCtgaggtggaggtggatgaggatACCATGGCAACCGTGAAGATCCTGTACGTCAGGAACCTGATGCTGCAGACCACCGAGGAGACCATCGAGAAGGAGTTCAACGGCCTCAGACCAG GAGCCGTGGAGCGAGTGAAGAAGATCAGAGACTACGCCTTCGTCCATTTCTCTCAGAGAGAGGATGCCGTCAACGCCATGAACGCCCTCAACGGGAAG CTGGTGGACGGCTCTCCCATCGAGGTCACTCTGGCCAAGCCGGTGGACAAGGACAGTTACGTCCGTTACACCAGGGGGACGGGAGGACGAGGAGGTTCTCTGCTGCAGCCCGACTACGCTGCCTACACTCTGGGACAG gTGTACGACCCCTCGGCGGCGTATCTCGGTCCGCCCGTGTTTTACGCCCCCCAGGCCTACGCCGCCATACCGAGTCAGTTCCGCTTCCCGGCGGCCAAAGCTCACGTTGGAGGTCGAGGTCTGATCAGGACACCGTCGGTCAGAG AAATTTACATGACTGTACCTGTAGGGGCTGCCGGGGTGCGGGGGCTGGGCGGGCGGGGATACCTGGCCTACGCCGCCGCCGGGGTCGGAGCCTTGGGTGGAgccggcggcggcggcggcggcgcatCCTACGGTCTGAAGGTGGACAAACAGGCGGAGGAGAAGCTGTACGACCTGCTGCCGGGCATGGAGCTGACCCCCATGAACCCTACCGCCATGAGCCTGAAGGCCGCCGCCATCAAACCTGCGACACAG GTTCTGGAGGAGTTGTGTCAGAAGAATAACTGGGGTCACCCCGTCTATCAGCTCCACTCAGCCATCGGACCGGACCAGAGACAACTGTTCCTCTACAAGATCACCATCCCTGCTCTGGCTACACAGTACCCCAACGT ccaTCCCTTCACGCCAACTAAGCTGTGCGCGGCCGTAGAAGAAGCTAAAGTCCACGCCGCCGAGCACACCCTGCAGACGCTCGGCCTGCAGACGGAGGGCACCGCCGACGCCGCCTGTGCTACTGCCGCCGCCGTGGCCTCGGTAGCCTTCCCAG